Proteins from one Cellulosilyticum lentocellum DSM 5427 genomic window:
- the mazG gene encoding nucleoside triphosphate pyrophosphohydrolase, whose product MESLYSYEDLVAIIEKLRGEGGCPWDREQTHESLTPCLLEESYELMEALQNNDIPLMREELGDVLLQVLMHTQIAKEDGEFTLEEVIHDLAHKLIYRHPHVFKDTKVENSQEVLTNWEELKQKEKNETSLVESMDRVAKTLPALVKTQKVQNKAINNGAINRDILQELEGLIDRLNCIKDTVKQGDIVQNEEKIGEILFAVVKLSTFFEINAEFALTKSMEKFINRFRYIENSRVPKD is encoded by the coding sequence ATGGAATCATTATATAGCTATGAGGATTTGGTAGCAATTATTGAAAAACTAAGAGGTGAGGGTGGATGTCCTTGGGATAGAGAACAAACGCATGAATCTCTTACTCCCTGTTTATTAGAAGAAAGCTATGAGCTTATGGAAGCTTTACAAAATAATGATATACCTTTAATGAGAGAAGAATTGGGAGATGTACTATTGCAAGTGCTGATGCATACACAAATTGCAAAAGAAGATGGTGAATTTACTTTAGAAGAGGTAATCCATGACTTAGCGCATAAATTAATTTATAGACATCCTCATGTTTTTAAGGATACGAAGGTAGAAAATTCCCAGGAGGTATTGACTAATTGGGAAGAACTTAAGCAAAAAGAAAAAAATGAGACAAGCTTAGTGGAATCTATGGACCGAGTAGCTAAGACGCTTCCCGCTTTAGTTAAAACTCAAAAAGTACAAAATAAAGCAATAAATAATGGAGCTATAAATAGGGATATTTTACAGGAATTAGAAGGATTAATTGATAGGTTGAATTGCATAAAAGATACTGTAAAACAAGGTGATATTGTACAAAATGAAGAAAAAATAGGCGAAATCCTGTTTGCTGTAGTAAAATTATCCACTTTTTTTGAGATAAATGCGGAATTTGCCTTGACAAAATCAATGGAAAAGTTTATAAATAGATTTAGATATATTGAAAATTCAAGGGTTCCAAAAGATTGA
- the yabP gene encoding sporulation protein YabP, with protein MEEKMGRKHMLTLSDREKLSITGVTEVFSFDEEVIELETGKGYLEIKGDGLHIIKMNIDDGEVIVEGTVDELIYHDNQSQGKKKGAIMSKLFK; from the coding sequence ATGGAAGAAAAAATGGGACGAAAGCACATGCTTACTTTATCAGATAGAGAAAAGCTATCTATTACAGGCGTAACAGAAGTTTTTTCTTTTGATGAAGAAGTTATAGAATTAGAAACGGGTAAAGGGTATCTGGAGATTAAAGGAGACGGGCTCCATATCATTAAGATGAATATTGATGATGGAGAGGTGATTGTAGAAGGAACAGTTGATGAACTTATTTATCATGATAATCAAAGCCAAGGTAAGAAAAAGGGCGCGATTATGTCGAAATTATTTAAATA
- a CDS encoding RNA-binding S4 domain-containing protein, protein MRIDKYLKISRIIKRRTIAQEACDSGRVMVNDKLAKPGTDVKIGDVIEIRFGTQTAKYEVLEIKEHVKKEETDNLYRIL, encoded by the coding sequence ATGCGTATAGATAAATACTTAAAGATTAGTCGTATCATTAAAAGAAGAACTATTGCTCAAGAAGCATGTGATAGTGGAAGAGTGATGGTTAATGATAAGCTTGCAAAACCAGGAACTGATGTAAAGATAGGTGATGTTATAGAGATTCGTTTTGGGACGCAGACCGCTAAGTATGAAGTGTTAGAAATTAAGGAACATGTAAAAAAAGAAGAAACAGATAACTTGTACCGTATTTTGTAA
- a CDS encoding HU family DNA-binding protein translates to MNKSELVAAMSAKAEISKKDAEKALKAFEDVVMEELQAGGKIQLVGFGTFEVTERKPRVGRNPKTNEEMPIPGGKAPKFKPGKALKDVVKGN, encoded by the coding sequence ATGAACAAATCTGAATTAGTAGCTGCTATGTCTGCAAAAGCAGAAATTAGCAAAAAAGATGCTGAAAAAGCACTTAAGGCTTTTGAAGATGTTGTAATGGAAGAACTTCAAGCTGGGGGAAAAATTCAATTAGTTGGTTTTGGAACATTTGAAGTTACAGAGCGTAAACCACGTGTAGGTAGAAATCCAAAAACAAATGAAGAAATGCCAATCCCAGGTGGAAAAGCACCTAAATTCAAACCTGGTAAAGCTTTAAAAGATGTTGTTAAAGGTAACTAA
- a CDS encoding peptidylprolyl isomerase, producing the protein MKSISRTLIMLVLASIIAFGLTGCAKETIVATVNSEKVSEPLYRIFLWSTQRGLESILPDIWDVDPIEGKTPEEFAKERALKSITYYVAVKQKAEEAGINKLTKEEKSAIKESAKNYVETNKEFVTNYGIKQKDYEKFLEYGKLEEKVVSQLGGTYIPNEEELKEAMKVLEEEGEFTSSATITHVLIKNKDEQGNTLPSDKDAEAKKRAEDVLNQALNGEDLTILARKYSEDAAVSTNDGQYTFKKGEMEESLEEVVFNEAKIGAVYPKLIETSMGYEIVKVEELNDMDEVTMKEAAIRKIQQDFVNHELSELSATYKVEKTESYENIHIMNLGEES; encoded by the coding sequence GTGAAGAGCATCAGTAGAACCTTAATTATGCTAGTATTAGCAAGTATTATAGCTTTTGGATTAACTGGTTGCGCCAAAGAAACAATAGTAGCCACTGTTAATAGTGAAAAGGTATCAGAGCCCTTATATCGTATTTTCTTATGGTCAACACAGCGCGGTCTAGAGAGTATTTTACCTGACATATGGGATGTTGATCCTATAGAAGGAAAAACACCAGAGGAGTTTGCAAAGGAAAGAGCTCTTAAATCCATAACCTATTACGTAGCTGTAAAACAAAAAGCAGAAGAAGCAGGTATTAATAAGCTTACAAAGGAAGAAAAGAGTGCCATTAAGGAATCTGCTAAAAATTATGTAGAGACAAATAAAGAATTTGTAACAAATTATGGCATTAAGCAAAAAGATTATGAGAAGTTCTTAGAATATGGAAAGTTAGAAGAAAAGGTTGTTAGTCAATTAGGTGGAACCTATATTCCTAATGAAGAGGAACTTAAAGAAGCTATGAAAGTGCTTGAAGAAGAAGGTGAATTTACATCAAGTGCGACTATTACTCATGTGCTCATTAAGAATAAAGATGAACAGGGTAATACATTACCTTCTGATAAGGATGCGGAGGCAAAAAAAAGAGCAGAAGATGTCTTAAATCAAGCATTAAATGGTGAAGATTTAACGATACTTGCTAGAAAGTATTCAGAAGATGCTGCTGTAAGTACAAATGATGGACAGTATACTTTCAAAAAAGGAGAAATGGAAGAAAGTCTAGAAGAGGTAGTATTTAATGAAGCAAAAATAGGAGCAGTTTATCCTAAGCTTATTGAAACGAGTATGGGGTATGAAATTGTAAAAGTAGAAGAGCTTAATGATATGGATGAAGTAACAATGAAAGAAGCTGCTATTAGAAAAATTCAGCAGGATTTTGTGAATCATGAGTTGTCAGAACTTAGTGCAACTTACAAAGTAGAAAAGACAGAGTCTTACGAAAATATTCATATTATGAATCTCGGTGAAGAATCTTAA
- the spoVT gene encoding stage V sporulation protein T, producing the protein MKATGIVRRIDDLGRVVIPKEIRRTLRIREGDPLEIFTDNEGQVILKKYSPVGELSSFVKEYADALAQATGHITCIADKDQVIAVAGGSKKEFLDKSISSHLEKIIQGRSIFKATKDDAKFVPILLEGTTESYYSEVISPIICEGDAIGAVIFLSANKNNAMGEVEEKLAYSASGFIGKQMEQ; encoded by the coding sequence TTGAAAGCAACAGGCATCGTTAGACGAATAGATGACTTAGGTCGTGTCGTTATCCCTAAAGAGATTAGACGCACATTACGTATTAGAGAAGGAGATCCTTTAGAAATCTTTACAGACAATGAAGGGCAAGTTATTTTGAAAAAGTATTCTCCGGTTGGTGAACTGAGCTCTTTTGTAAAAGAATATGCGGATGCCTTAGCACAAGCAACAGGACATATCACCTGTATTGCTGATAAAGATCAAGTTATTGCTGTGGCCGGTGGTTCTAAAAAAGAATTTTTAGATAAAAGTATTAGTAGTCATTTAGAAAAAATTATTCAAGGACGCTCTATTTTCAAAGCAACTAAAGATGATGCAAAATTTGTACCTATTCTTCTAGAAGGAACTACAGAAAGCTATTATTCAGAAGTGATTTCACCTATTATTTGTGAAGGTGATGCTATAGGAGCAGTTATCTTTCTTTCAGCTAATAAAAATAATGCTATGGGTGAAGTAGAAGAAAAATTAGCTTATTCTGCTTCTGGTTTTATAGGTAAACAGATGGAACAATAA